The following proteins come from a genomic window of Nicotiana tomentosiformis chromosome 12, ASM39032v3, whole genome shotgun sequence:
- the LOC104114796 gene encoding glutamate receptor 2.1-like → MEMVMAQNRKTTAPINVGVVMDMDEWVGKMGLSCISMALSDFYSSDHGSDYKTRLVLHTRDSKRDVVAAAAAALDLLKNVEVEAIIGPTSSMQADFIIGLGEKSQVPIISFSATSPSLSSFRSPYFIRATLNDSSQVQTISSIVQSFGWREVVPIYIDNQFGEGIIPFLADALEKINARIPYRSIIPEFATDVQIKYELSKLMSMQTRVFIVHMTTSLGTRIFTKAKELGMMSEEYVWIITDAMANELTSMDSSAIEAMQGVIGVKSYVPRNKRLENFTTRWKLKFQQENPTILNAELNVFGLWAYDSATALAMAVEKSRTTGAPFQKPNISGNATDLEAFGVSKDGPKLLQAILNTTFKGFSGDFQIVEGQLQSPAYQIINVIGNGAKGIGFWTRENGIVKELNLRNTNNVYSISKANFGSIIWPGDTTSVPKGWVIPTNGKKLKIGVPVKDGFSEFVKVTTDFTTNTTTVTGYCINVFDAVMEALPYYVPYEYVPFAAPGKFTESYDDLIYQVFLGTFDAVAGDTTIVSNRSQYVDFTLPYTESGVTMMVPIKDDNSNSAWVFLKPLTWELWLTSFCSFVFIGFVIWLLEHRVNEDFRGPPSHQVGMIFWFAFSTMVFAQKEKIVSNLARFVLVIWFLVVLILTSSYTASLTSMLTVEKLQPTVKDVKELLKNKEYVGYLQGSFVPGLLRKMNFDEDRLKYYNTPEECVDLLSKGSANGGVAAVFDEIPYVKLVLANYCSKFTTVGPTYKADGFGFVFPMGSPLVPDVSRAVLSVTESEKMVQIEKAWFGESTCSDSSTSLSSNSLGLDSFWGLFVIAAVAAILALLIFLTKFMQEYWHIIKRSNLSFCERVRIMARKFDRKDYSCHTFKKSELRDTMRDSAHMDCSHSPNDNLSMLSSPRTNGPPSPSISSYTEQSFHFPGEVGTPPLHEENVAVSTTQESVIQSAVDLSAGQ, encoded by the exons ATGGAAATGGTCATGGCACAAAACAGAAAAACAACAGCTCCCATAAATGTTGGAGTTGTGATGGACATGGATGAATGGGTTGGGAAAATGGGTTTAAGCTGTATTTCCATGGCTTTATCTGACTTTTATAGTTCTGATCATGGCTCTGATTATAAGACCAGACTGGTTCTCCATACTCGGGACTCGAAGAGAGACGTTGTTGCTGCTGCTGCAGCag CACTAGACCTATTGAAGAATGTTGAAGTGGAAGCCATAATAGGTCCAACATCATCAATGCAAGCTGATTTCATAATTGGTTTAGGAGAGAAATCTCAAGTACCAATCATCTCATTTTCTGCTACAAGTCCTTCCCTCTCATCATTTCGTAGTCCATACTTCATTCGTGCCACTCTAAATGATTCCTCTCAAGTTCAAACCATTAGTTCCATTGTCCAATCTTTTGGATGGAGAGAAGTTGTCCCTATATATATTGACAATCAATTTGGAGAaggaattataccattcttggcAGATGCATTAGAAAAAATTAATGCACGTATCCCTTATCGAAGTATTATTCCTGAATTCGCCACTGATGTTCAGATAAAATATGAACTTTCCAAATTAATGAGTATGCAAACTCGGGTTTTCATTGTGCATATGACAACTTCACTTGGTACCCGAATTTTTACTAAGGCCAAAGAACTTGGAATGATGAGTGAAGAGTATGTTTGGATTATTACAGATGCTATGGCAAATGAACTCACTTCTATGGATTCTTCAGCTATTGAAGCCATGCAAGGTGTTATAGGAGTGAAGTCCTATGTCCCCAGAAATAAAAGGCTTGAAAATTTTACTACAAGGTGGAAATTGAAGTTTCAACAAGAAAATCCAACAATTCTTAATGCAGAATTGAATGTGTTTGGACTATGGGCTTATGATTCAGCCACTGCACTAGCCATGGCAGTGGAGAAATCAAGAACCACTGGAGCACCTTTTCAAAAACCAAACATCTCAG GAAATGCAACAGATCTTGAAGCTTTTGGAGTTTCCAAGGATGGTCCAAAGCTTCTTCAGGCTATACTAAACACTACTTTCAAAGGCTTTAGTGGAGACTTCCAAATTGTTGAAGGGCAATTGCAGTCACCAGCTTATCAAATAATTAATGTGATTGGTAATGGTGCAAAAGGAATTGGTTTTTGGACAAGAGAAAATGGGATTGTTAAAGAATTGAATTTGAGAAATACAAACAATGTATATTCAATTTCTAAGGCTAATTTTGGCTCTATTATATGGCCTGGTGACACTACTTCTGTTCCTAAAGGTTGGGTGATTCCAACAAATGGGAAGAAATTGAAGATTGGAGTTCCAGTGAAGGATGGTTTCAGTGAGTTTGTGAAAGTTACAACAGATTTTACTACTAACACAACAACAGTAACTGGTTACTGCATTAATGTTTTTGACGCAGTGATGGAAGCATTACCATATTATGTTCCTTATGAATATGTTCCATTTGCAGCTCCGGGAAAGTTTACTGAAAGTTATGACGATCTTATTTATCAAGTATTTCTTGGG ACCTTTGATGCTGTTGCAGGGGACACTACCATTGTCTCGAATAGATCGCAATATGTTGATTTCACATTACCATACACAGAATCTGGAGTTACAATGATGGTGCCAATCAAAGACGATAATAGCAATAGTGCATGGGTATTCTTGAAGCCATTGACTTGGGAGCTATGGTTAACAAGCTTTTGTTCTTTTGTTTTCATTGGCTTTGTCATTTGGCTACTTGAACACAGAGTAAATGAAGACTTCAGAGGACCTCCTAGTCACCAAGTTGGCATGATCTTTTGGTTTGCCTTCTCAACTATGGTCTTTGCACAAA AGGAGAAGATAGTAAGCAATTTGGCTAGGTTTGTGTTAGTTATCTGGTTTCTAGTAGTACTAATATTGACGTCAAGCTACACAGCAAGTCTTACGTCAATGTTAACAGTTGAAAAACTCCAGCCAACTGTTAAAGATGTAAAAGAACTTCTGAAGAATAAGGAGTATGTGGGCTACCTACAGGGTTCTTTCGTACCGGGACTTTTAAGAAAAATGAACTTTGATGAGGATAGGCTTAAGTATTATAACACTCCAGAGGAATGTGTTGATTTACTCTCTAAAGGTAGTGCAAATGGCGGTGTTGCTGCTGTTTTTGATGAGATTCCTTATGTGAAGCTTGTCCTTGCAAATTATTGCTCGAAGTTTACCACCGTTGGACCTACATATAAGGCTGATGGCTTTGGCTTT GTCTTCCCAATGGGATCTCCACTAGTACCTGATGTTTCAAGGGCAGTTTTAAGTGTGACAGAAAGTGAAAAGATGGTACAAATAGAGAAAGCATGGTTTGGGGAATCTACTTGTTCAGATTCTAGCACTTCACTTTCCTCCAATAGTCTTGGCCTAGATAGCTTCTGGGGACTCTTTGTCATAGCTGCAGTTGCTGCAATTTTGGCTCTCCTCATCTTTCTGACAAAATTCATGCAGGAGTATTGGCACATCATAAAACGATCTAATCTTTCATTCTGTGAAAGAGTCAGAATCATGGCTAGAAAGTTCGACAGAAAGGACTATAGTTGCCATACTTTCAAGAAGAGTGAACTAAGAGATACAATGAGAGATTCAGCACATATGGATTGTTCACATA